The Microbacterium sp. SORGH_AS_0428 genome contains the following window.
GCGGCATCCGGCTCGCGCTGATGGCGATCGCCCTGGTGCTGACCGCCGCCTTCCTCGCGCTCGTGCCCCGGCGGGCCGCGTGGTGGACCTCGTTCGGGCAGTACACGATGTACGTCTACCTGCTGCACTCCTTCGTGCTCTACCCGTTCCGGGAGTCGGGCGTCCTGCGCGGCCTCGATCCGACCTGGTTCTGGTTGCCGGTCGTCTGCGCCGCATCCGTGCTCATCGCGTTGGCACTCGCGACGGCGCCGGTGCGCCGGGTGTTCCGCCCCCTCGTCGAGCCGCGCTGGTCGTGGCTGTTCGCCGACCGCACCCTGGCACGTCGCGAAGGGCACCGCAGCGATCCGACCGGTTCGCGCCGCGCTCCCGAGCGCCGCTGAACCCGCTCAGGCGAAGAGCTCGGCTCCTACGAACGAGCCCTCCCGGACACCGCCCGGCACGGCCCAGATCCCGGAGCCGACGTGACGCAGGTACTCCGTGAGGAGGTCCCGCGCGAGCGCCTTCTGCACCGTGATGAACTGCTCGGGCGAGCGCTGGTAGGACAGGAAGAACAGCCCCGCCTCCAGCGCGCCCCGCCCGTCGTTGCCGTCGACGAAGTTGTAGCCGCGACGCAGGATGCGGATCCCGCCGTTGTTGTCAGGGTGGGCGAGGCTGACGTGGGAGGCGCGGTCGATGCGGGGCGCGCCGGACGCATCCTTCGCCGAGAAGTCCGGTGCGGTGAACTCCTCCCCGCCCGACAGCGGAGCGCCCTCGCGCTTGTCGCGCCCGATCGTGCGCTCCTGCTCCATGAGCCGCAGGCGGTCCCATGTCTCGATCGTCTGGCGGATGCGGCGGGCGACGAGGTAGCTGCCGCCGGCGAGCCACGCGGGTCCCTCATCCCCGACCCACACGTGCTCCGCGAGCGCCGCGGTGTCGGTGGCGAGGATGTTGGCCGTGCCGTCCTTGAAGCCGAACAGGTTGCGGGGCGTCGACTGGGCGGCCGTCGTCTTCGATGTGCGGCCGAAGCCCAGCTGCGCCCAGCGGATGCGGGCGCGTCCGAACGCGATGCGGCTGAGGTTGCGGATGGCGTGGACGGCGACCTGCGGGTCGTCGGCGCAGGCTTGGATGCAGAGGTCGCCGTCCGAGTTCAGCGGGTCCAGATCGTCGCCGACGAAGCGCGGCAGCGTCGTCAGCAGATCGGGGCGACGATCGGCGATCCCGAAGCGGTCGACGCCGTCGCGCTCGAAGAGCCCGGGGCCGAATCCGAAGGTGATCGTCAGGGAGCTCGCGGGCAGCCCGAGCGCCTCCCCCGTGTCGTCCGGCGGAGCCTGGGGCGAACCTCCCACCGCGCCCGATGCGCTGACGTCGAGCCCCTGCGTCATGCGCGATGCCGCGTACGACCAGTCCTGGAGGAGCGAGACGAGGTCGTCGCGCGTCAGGTCGTCGTCGAGGTCGAAGGCGGCGAAGTGCAGGTGGTCCTGCACCTGGGTCGTGATCCCCGCCTGGTGATCGCCGAAGAAGACGTGGACGCCGTCCGCATCGGCGGCGGATGCGGAGCCTGCGACCGCCGTCGCCACTCCTGCGCCGCCGGCACCGCCGATGGCGAGGCCGGCGGCGCCGGCGCCCAGCAGACCGAGAAGGCCTCGTCGGCTGAGCCCGGAAGGGGCGCCGACGGGCTCGATCGGCTGGGCGTCGGACTGCTGTTCGTTCACGAGAGGACGGTCACCGTCAGACGCGACAGCGGCTCGGCGAGCGCGTTGATGAGATCGGTCAGGGTGCGCTTGTCGGCCTCGGTCAGCGTCGAGTATGCGACGAACGAGGTGTCCGCGCTGCCGTAGGTCGCCAGCTGCGCCTCGAGATCGGCGTAACCCTTGTCGATGGCCGTCACGAGCTTCTGCCCGTCCGCTCCCTTGCTCTCTGCGAAGTCGCGCACGAGCGAGTAGGCCATCTTGGAGCCCTCGACGTTGGCGGCGAAGTCGTAGAGGTCGGTGCCGCTCCACCAGTCCTCTTCGCCGGAGATCTTGCCGTTCGCGACCTCATCGAGCAGCGCGATGGCGCCGTTCGAGATGCCCGCGATGCCCTGCGCGTCGAGCGCGCTGACGAAGTCGTCGGAGTGGACGTAGTCGTTGAGCTCGGCCACATCCGCCACGAGCTGGTCGGCGTGCTCCGTGCGCTGCGCGGGCGTGGAGGGCGTCCAGTCCTGCCAGGCGGGGGTGGCGCCGTCGGCGTTGAGCGCGTCCTGCGCGGGAACCCAGAGGTCCTTCTCGATGCGGTGGAATCCGGTCCAGTCCAGACCCTCGGCGACCGCATCCACCTCGCGGTAGTCGATCTTGGGGTCGAGATCGCCCAGGGACTCGGCGACCGGCTCGATACGCTCGTAGGAGGAGCGCACCTGCGGGAAGGACGTCCGGGCGGTCGCGTCGTCACCGGCGACGTAGGCGGCCGTGAAGGCGGCGACAGCGGGGACGAGCTGCTCGACCTGGTCCTTCACGAAGGCGGCGTACAGCGAGACGGCCTGCTGCTTCTGCGCGGCGTCGTCGCCGGACGCGGCGATCGCGTCGCCGGTGACGGTGAAGCCGGCCCGCCCGACGCCGTCACCGACCATGCCGGGCTTGCAGAGGGTGAAGTAGTTGCCGGGCTGCGCGACGACCGTGAGCGTCCGCGAGGCACCGGGAGCGATGTTCTCGACCTCGCCGACGATGCGCAGGCCGTCTTCGGCAAGCAGAT
Protein-coding sequences here:
- the efeB gene encoding iron uptake transporter deferrochelatase/peroxidase subunit; amino-acid sequence: MNEQQSDAQPIEPVGAPSGLSRRGLLGLLGAGAAGLAIGGAGGAGVATAVAGSASAADADGVHVFFGDHQAGITTQVQDHLHFAAFDLDDDLTRDDLVSLLQDWSYAASRMTQGLDVSASGAVGGSPQAPPDDTGEALGLPASSLTITFGFGPGLFERDGVDRFGIADRRPDLLTTLPRFVGDDLDPLNSDGDLCIQACADDPQVAVHAIRNLSRIAFGRARIRWAQLGFGRTSKTTAAQSTPRNLFGFKDGTANILATDTAALAEHVWVGDEGPAWLAGGSYLVARRIRQTIETWDRLRLMEQERTIGRDKREGAPLSGGEEFTAPDFSAKDASGAPRIDRASHVSLAHPDNNGGIRILRRGYNFVDGNDGRGALEAGLFFLSYQRSPEQFITVQKALARDLLTEYLRHVGSGIWAVPGGVREGSFVGAELFA
- the efeO gene encoding iron uptake system protein EfeO, with translation MTAPRLIGGAAALVITSLALAGCVAKADVAASDALAVTASDSACDLPTATATSGTLAFDVTNTGSQVSEFYLLAEDGLRIVGEVENIAPGASRTLTVVAQPGNYFTLCKPGMVGDGVGRAGFTVTGDAIAASGDDAAQKQQAVSLYAAFVKDQVEQLVPAVAAFTAAYVAGDDATARTSFPQVRSSYERIEPVAESLGDLDPKIDYREVDAVAEGLDWTGFHRIEKDLWVPAQDALNADGATPAWQDWTPSTPAQRTEHADQLVADVAELNDYVHSDDFVSALDAQGIAGISNGAIALLDEVANGKISGEEDWWSGTDLYDFAANVEGSKMAYSLVRDFAESKGADGQKLVTAIDKGYADLEAQLATYGSADTSFVAYSTLTEADKRTLTDLINALAEPLSRLTVTVLS